One window from the genome of Mustela lutreola isolate mMusLut2 chromosome 11, mMusLut2.pri, whole genome shotgun sequence encodes:
- the LOC131811003 gene encoding LOW QUALITY PROTEIN: transmembrane protein 132B-like (The sequence of the model RefSeq protein was modified relative to this genomic sequence to represent the inferred CDS: substituted 1 base at 1 genomic stop codon) produces MAAGVHKEKRDKGCSLQYQRAMVRVLTQVVAVAPAVSQLSSMLGPNWQLDTKDLMAEFMKVEEPRFMQLQGGRILCATDPGAFSLPLKVLLLLSNSILTEKTVIVLDDGVTIADLGVQLVAGLSLARQPHREDKRAIVLVVLAQDILQTPQQVVFLSCWILVSDGLVIPLDIYDPKDFSVTVSSLDEMVVSVQANLXSRWLEVVAQGEGQEPLIKLEMMISEPCQKTKRKSVLAVGKGDVKVRFEPNIDEHQGGTNDIEGISREYKDHLSNSIEREGNQEGTYQEWFQHGTCVGHEEHSDKSTTPWSPQEEKEKKSLKTGGADAFPSFPTQGKLPEPNNPSDLTVTSGGLTDLEIDMYALLCVFCLAILVFLINCVTFAWKYRHKRFAVSEQGNIPHSHDWVWLGNEVELLENPVDITLPSEECTTMIDRGLQFEERNFFLNGSCQKTFHSQLLRPSDYVCKKDLKSEPLNPLGPKRKRVKFTSYTTILQEDGDPYTNSILFDSEDNIKWVCQDTGLGGPRDLKDYMERLQDPM; encoded by the exons ATGGCTGCAG GGGTGCACAAGGAGAAGAGGGACAAGGGGTGCTCCCTGCAGTACCAGCGCGCCATGGTGCGCGTCCTCACCCAGGTTGTAGCCGTGGCACCCGCGGTGAGTCagctgagctccatgctgggccccAACTGGCAGCTGGACACCAAGGACCTCATGGCCGAGTTCATGAAGGTGGAGGAGCCCAGATTCATGCAGCTCCAGGGAGGCAGGATCC TGTGTGCGACTGACCCTGGAGCTTTCTCGCTTCCTTTGAAGGTGCTCTTGCTGCTGTCCAACTCCATCCTGACCGAGAAGACGGTGATCGTGCTGGATGATGGCGTCACCATCGCAGACCTGGGCGTGCAGCTGGTGGCCGGCTTGTCGCTTGCCCGGCAGCCTCACAGAGAGGACAAGAGAGCCATTGTCTTGGTGGTGTTGGCCCAGGACATTCTCCAGACTCCGCAGCAGGTGG tttttcttagttgTTGGATTTTGGTCAGTGATGGTTTGGTGATACCCTTAGACATTTATGACCCCAAGGATTTTTCAGTTACTGTGTCATCATTGGATGAAATGGTGGTGTCTGTCCAGGCAAACCTTTAGTCCAGATGGCTGGAGGTGGTTGCACAGGGTGAAGGGCAAGAGCCCTTGATTAAACTAGAAATGATGATTAGTGAGCCCTGTCAGAAGACCAAGAGGAAGAGCGTTCTTGCCGTGGGTAAAGGAGATGTCAAGGTTAGATTTGAACCAAATATTGATGAGCACCAAGGAGGTACCAACGACATTGAGGGCATCAGTCGGGAATACAAAGACCACCTCAGTAATTCCATAGAGCGTGAAGGGAACCAGGAGGGAACATATCAGGAGTGGTTCCAACATGGCACCTGTGTTGGCCATGAAGAACATAGCGACAAAAGCACAACCCCATGGTCTccccaggaagaaaaggaaaagaagtcacTCAAGACTGGCGGCGCAGACGCCTTCCCAAGCTTCCCCACTCAAGGGAAATTACCAGAACCCAATAATCCTAGTGACCTGACAGTGACCTCAGGGGGGTTGACTGACTTGGAGATCGACATGTATGCTCTGCTCTGTGTCTTCTGCCTGGCCATTTTGGTCTTCTTGATCAACTGTGTGACATTTGCTTGGAAATACAGACACAAAAGATTCGCCGTGAGCGAGCAAGGCAACATCCCCCATTCCCATGACTGGGTCTGGCTTGGGAACGAGGTGGAACTTCTGGAGAACCCCGTGGACATCACCCTCCCATCAGAGGAGTGCACGACCATGATAGACAGGGGGCTACAGTTCGAGGAGAGGAACTTCTTTCTCAATGGCAGTTGCCAGAAGACCTTCCACAGCCAACTGCTCAGGCCCTCTGACTATGTCTGTAAGAAGGACTTGAAAAGTGAGCCTCTGAATCCATTGGGCCCAAAGCGGAAGCGAGTCAAGTTTACGTCCTACACCACCATCCTCCAGGAGGACGGCGACCCGTACACCAACTCCATCCTGTTTGACAGTGAGGACAACATCAAGTGGGTGTGTCAGGACACGGGGCTGGGGGGCCCCCGGGACCTCAAAGACTACATGGAAAGGCTGCAGGACCCCATGTGA